The bacterium region CCATCTCAATCCAGTTACAATTAAATCGTGTCTGCCCCTGTTGTGTTTGTTAACTTTACCGGGATATGGCATGAAAGAGGAATTCTTTCCGGTGCCGCTGAAGCGGATTGTCGTGGATTCCATCCCCGACTTCCCGTTGTACATAAAGCAGAAAGAGCGCTATGTTCTCTTTCGGGGGGCCAATTACACCTTTGCGCACGATAACCTCGAAAACCTGATGCGCAACAACGTGGTCTCCCTGTTCGTGGCCAAGACCGACATCAAGCTGTATGAGAAATACCGCGAAAGGATGCGCACCGATGACGAGGGCGTCTCGCGGGACCAGGGTTTCGACGGTATCTTCGTGGACCGGGAGGAGGTCGAGCGCTATTACAACGTGGTGGACCATTTCCACGTGATCGACACCCGGTTGCTCGAAGCCGGCATGAAAGTGGATTTCCCGATCTATTTCCACCAGGACAACGATGTCCACCAGTTTCAGGAGTTCGAGGCGGCGGGCGCCTGCTCCTGGGAGATAACGCCCGCGATCGCCGGCTCCCAGTTGCCGCTGATGATCCGCAAGGATGACCTCACTGCCTACCGCCTGTTTGTCGAGCAGTTGATGACCGCGTCCATGGGCGGCGAGCGCACCGAACTGGAGGTCGTGCAGAAAAAGGCCACCGTGCTGCGCGAGATGACCAAGATGGTGGTGCAGGATGTGCTGGACGACCCGCGCAGCGGCGAGAAGATCAAGAACGTGAGCGACTCGGTGCAGGGGCTGGTGGGTTTCATCCTGGAGAACGAGACCTCCTACTACTCGCTGATGCGGATCAGCTCCCACGACTTTTACACCTACATCCATTCGCTGAATGTCTGCACTCTCTGCGTGGGGTTGGGCTCGGCGATCGGCCTTCCGCACAAGCCCGACCTGGAGCAGCTCGGCCTGGGCGGGATGCTGCACGATGTGGGCAAGAGCCTGGTCGACAGCCGCCTGATCAACAAGCCCGGCCGTCTGACCGAGGAGGAGTTCGCCCAGATGCGCAACCACGTGATGCTGGGCGTGGACCTGCTGAAGGAG contains the following coding sequences:
- a CDS encoding HD-GYP domain-containing protein; translated protein: MKEEFFPVPLKRIVVDSIPDFPLYIKQKERYVLFRGANYTFAHDNLENLMRNNVVSLFVAKTDIKLYEKYRERMRTDDEGVSRDQGFDGIFVDREEVERYYNVVDHFHVIDTRLLEAGMKVDFPIYFHQDNDVHQFQEFEAAGACSWEITPAIAGSQLPLMIRKDDLTAYRLFVEQLMTASMGGERTELEVVQKKATVLREMTKMVVQDVLDDPRSGEKIKNVSDSVQGLVGFILENETSYYSLMRISSHDFYTYIHSLNVCTLCVGLGSAIGLPHKPDLEQLGLGGMLHDVGKSLVDSRLINKPGRLTEEEFAQMRNHVMLGVDLLKEHHKLPVHVLEPVAQHHEKLSGIGYPHGIKGNQLTLFGRISSIVDIYDALTTKRSYKPAFSPFEALSFLSKTEADYDKGLLRAFIMMLGKQIEQEKKM